Proteins encoded within one genomic window of Verrucomicrobiales bacterium:
- a CDS encoding WD40 repeat domain-containing protein codes for MNWCSSVLAILLNLSLVGRSAAVPITALSFSPDGQSLVSNGDRQLAVRSPIDAQILRHIPCDLPKVSSLSFHPLGRCLAVGGGTPSVRGEVTLFSWPEGRPLHRLTNHLDLVTQVTFSSDGALLAVASADGFARIWNFGAGAAPTGRWTLTGHVGAVLGIAFSPSGRSVVTTGVDRSLKVWSRVDGTLQRSLSHHTEAVHALAFSPLASNSTGPVVCATGGDDRTVRIWQPEIGRLVRTIRHHEGSVLSLVWSADAGTLYSGGREGMIRQIDGSSDEIKARWAVHADWIYALALSPDGTRLASGDWSGQILIRPR; via the coding sequence ATGAACTGGTGTAGCTCAGTGTTAGCCATCTTGCTGAACCTAAGCCTCGTCGGCCGCTCGGCGGCTGTGCCTATTACAGCCCTCAGCTTCTCGCCCGACGGCCAGTCCCTGGTCTCCAATGGCGACCGTCAACTGGCGGTCCGGTCGCCGATCGACGCCCAGATCCTCCGCCACATCCCTTGTGATTTGCCGAAGGTATCGAGTCTGAGCTTTCATCCCCTAGGGCGCTGCCTGGCAGTGGGAGGGGGAACCCCTTCGGTTCGGGGAGAGGTAACCCTATTCTCCTGGCCGGAAGGCCGACCGCTGCATCGCCTCACCAACCACCTGGACTTGGTCACCCAGGTCACCTTCTCGTCGGACGGCGCGCTCTTGGCGGTAGCCTCCGCAGATGGCTTCGCGCGCATTTGGAATTTCGGGGCGGGGGCGGCGCCCACCGGTCGATGGACACTCACGGGACATGTGGGTGCGGTATTGGGGATCGCGTTCAGCCCCTCGGGACGCAGCGTCGTCACAACTGGAGTGGATCGGTCCTTGAAAGTTTGGTCGCGAGTCGACGGAACTCTGCAGCGTTCCCTCAGTCATCACACCGAAGCGGTCCATGCTTTGGCGTTTTCTCCCCTGGCATCCAACTCAACTGGTCCCGTGGTTTGCGCCACAGGGGGAGACGACCGCACTGTCCGAATTTGGCAGCCAGAAATCGGACGCCTCGTGCGGACGATTCGGCATCATGAAGGAAGCGTGCTTAGTCTGGTCTGGTCCGCAGATGCTGGAACGCTGTACTCGGGCGGTCGGGAAGGCATGATCCGGCAAATCGACGGTTCGAGTGACGAGATCAAAGCCCGGTGGGCTGTTCACGCCGACTGGATCTACGCCCTCGCCCTGAGTCCCGATGGCACCCGACTCGCTTCAGGAGACTGGTCCGGACAAATACTCATTCGTCCGCGGTAG
- a CDS encoding NAD-dependent epimerase/dehydratase family protein → MSVAIITGSAGLIGSEAVRHFASQGLDVVGVDNDLRKFFFGAEASTDWNRQKLQQELGARYCHHNTDIRDVEAIGKIFSQYGKRISLVIHTAAQPSHDWAARDPHTDFSVNANGTLNLLQATRDHAPEAVFLFTSTNKVYGDRPNTLPLVEQETRWEIDPSHPYSQGIAEDMSVDQSKHSLFGASKVAADILVQEYGRYFGLRTACFRGGCLTGPSHSGTELHGFLSYLVKCGMTGREYKVFGYKGKQVRDNIHSADLIRAFDAFFRAPRVAEVYNMGGGRHSNCSMLEAIRMVETVTGKPFRSTYMDDNRIGDHIWYVSDLRRFQQHYPNWKLQYDCPKIIQEIYANNVDRWKSA, encoded by the coding sequence ATGAGCGTTGCAATTATCACGGGATCGGCAGGGTTGATTGGTTCGGAGGCCGTCAGGCATTTCGCGAGCCAGGGGCTAGACGTGGTGGGGGTCGACAACGACCTGAGGAAGTTCTTTTTCGGTGCGGAGGCTTCGACCGACTGGAATCGTCAGAAGCTCCAACAGGAGCTGGGTGCCAGGTATTGCCACCACAACACCGACATTCGGGATGTGGAGGCGATCGGGAAAATTTTTAGCCAGTATGGAAAGCGCATCTCCCTGGTGATCCACACCGCCGCCCAACCTTCGCACGACTGGGCAGCCCGCGATCCTCACACCGATTTTTCGGTGAATGCCAACGGCACCCTGAATCTGCTGCAGGCGACCCGCGATCATGCCCCAGAGGCGGTATTCCTATTCACATCCACGAATAAGGTTTATGGCGATCGGCCTAACACCCTGCCGCTCGTGGAGCAGGAAACGCGTTGGGAGATCGATCCGTCTCATCCGTATTCTCAAGGCATTGCGGAGGACATGTCCGTGGATCAGTCCAAGCATAGCTTGTTCGGTGCATCCAAGGTCGCGGCCGATATCTTGGTTCAGGAATATGGTCGCTACTTCGGGCTTCGCACGGCGTGCTTCCGCGGAGGATGCCTGACCGGGCCGAGTCACTCCGGCACGGAGCTTCACGGGTTTCTTTCCTATCTGGTCAAATGCGGCATGACCGGTCGGGAGTACAAGGTTTTTGGCTATAAGGGAAAACAGGTCCGCGACAACATTCACAGCGCCGACCTGATTCGGGCGTTTGACGCCTTCTTTCGGGCTCCACGGGTGGCGGAGGTTTACAACATGGGCGGTGGGCGCCATAGCAACTGTTCGATGCTGGAGGCGATTCGAATGGTTGAGACCGTGACCGGAAAGCCATTTCGCTCCACCTACATGGACGACAACCGGATTGGAGACCATATCTGGTACGTCAGCGATCTTCGCCGCTTTCAGCAGCACTATCCCAACTGGAAGCTGCAATACGACTGCCCGAAAATCATCCAGGAGATCTACGCGAACAACGTGGATCGATGGAAAAGCGCCTGA
- a CDS encoding S9 family peptidase: protein MKRSYLISASIALALLTEGCAHLPSPVNYPTTRRMEQTDNYHGTAVPDPYRWLEDDNSPETKDWTARQNEVTFAYLKSIPQRGAIKERLTKLWNYERYGVPSRKGNRYFISRNNGLQNQSVLYSMDRPEAEPQVLLDPNNLSADGTVALASTAISHDGNLLAYALSASGSDWNEWKVRDVRTGTDLSDHLKWVKFSGAAWTKDNKGFFYSRYDEPKPGETLKGVNYYQKLYYHRLGTAQSEDKLIYHRPDQKEWGFGGSVTDDGNYLIISVWQGTNPKNRVFYLDLSKPDSQVVELLNDFDASYNFVENDGPVFWFLTDLNAPRGRLIAIDTTQPQRSRWIEVIPQAAETLQSVSVLNNQFVCSYLKDAQSQVNVFSLQGAPIRTLELPGIGSASGFGGERNDTETFFSFTSFTVPGVIYRHDLRTGQSTVFRQPKVDFDPADYETKQVFYSSKDGTRIPMFITHKRGLKLDGNNPTYLYGYGGFNISLTPSFSVSLLVWMERGGVYAMPNLRGGGEYGEEWHQAGTKLKKQNVFDDFISAAEWLIANRYTSSKKLAIAGGSNGGLLVGACMTQRPDLFAAALPAVGVLDMLRFQKFTIGWAWTSDYGSSDKQDEFQALYRYSPYHNLKAGTRYPSTLITTADHDDRVVPAHSFKFAARLQECHRGSNPVMIRVEMKAGHGAGKPTTKLIEESADKWAFLVRELDMR from the coding sequence ATGAAACGTTCTTATCTCATCTCAGCCTCGATCGCCTTGGCTCTCCTGACCGAAGGCTGCGCACACCTCCCTTCTCCCGTGAACTACCCCACAACCCGCCGGATGGAACAAACCGATAACTACCACGGAACCGCCGTGCCGGACCCCTATCGCTGGCTGGAAGACGACAACTCCCCGGAAACCAAGGACTGGACGGCTCGCCAGAACGAAGTCACGTTCGCCTATCTCAAGTCCATCCCCCAGCGCGGTGCCATCAAGGAGCGATTGACCAAGCTGTGGAACTACGAGCGCTATGGAGTGCCGTCTCGCAAGGGCAACCGCTACTTCATCAGCCGCAATAACGGCCTCCAGAATCAATCAGTCCTCTACTCCATGGACCGGCCTGAGGCCGAGCCCCAGGTTTTGCTCGATCCCAACAACTTGTCGGCCGATGGAACCGTGGCTCTCGCCAGCACCGCCATCAGCCACGATGGCAATCTGCTGGCTTATGCCCTGTCGGCCTCGGGATCGGACTGGAACGAGTGGAAGGTTCGCGATGTTCGAACCGGAACCGACCTGAGCGATCACCTCAAGTGGGTCAAATTCTCCGGCGCTGCCTGGACCAAGGACAATAAGGGGTTCTTTTACAGCCGCTATGACGAGCCGAAACCGGGCGAAACCCTCAAGGGTGTTAACTACTACCAGAAGCTTTACTACCATCGCCTCGGAACCGCCCAGTCCGAGGACAAGCTGATCTACCATCGACCGGATCAAAAGGAGTGGGGATTTGGCGGCTCGGTGACGGACGACGGCAACTACCTCATCATCAGCGTCTGGCAAGGAACTAATCCGAAAAACCGCGTGTTCTATCTGGATTTGTCCAAGCCCGACAGCCAGGTGGTGGAACTGCTCAACGACTTTGATGCCTCCTATAACTTCGTTGAGAACGATGGACCCGTGTTTTGGTTTTTGACCGATCTGAACGCCCCGCGCGGCCGCCTGATCGCCATCGACACCACCCAACCCCAGCGCAGTCGCTGGATCGAGGTGATTCCTCAAGCTGCCGAGACCCTGCAGTCGGTAAGTGTCCTGAACAATCAGTTTGTCTGCAGCTACCTCAAGGATGCCCAAAGCCAGGTCAACGTCTTCTCCCTACAGGGGGCACCCATCCGCACCCTGGAGTTGCCCGGCATCGGCAGTGCCTCAGGCTTCGGAGGCGAGCGCAATGACACGGAAACCTTTTTCTCCTTCACCAGCTTTACCGTGCCCGGGGTGATCTATCGACACGACCTCCGCACCGGTCAGAGCACGGTGTTCCGACAGCCCAAGGTAGATTTTGATCCGGCCGACTACGAGACCAAGCAGGTGTTTTACTCCAGCAAGGACGGCACACGGATCCCCATGTTCATAACCCACAAGAGAGGCCTCAAGCTGGACGGCAACAACCCCACCTACTTATACGGGTATGGGGGCTTCAACATCAGCCTCACCCCCAGCTTCTCCGTCAGTCTTCTGGTATGGATGGAACGCGGGGGCGTCTACGCCATGCCCAATCTTCGAGGCGGCGGCGAATACGGAGAGGAATGGCATCAGGCCGGGACCAAGCTCAAGAAGCAGAATGTGTTCGATGATTTTATCTCGGCCGCCGAATGGCTGATCGCCAACCGCTACACCTCCTCGAAGAAGCTGGCCATCGCCGGAGGCAGCAACGGGGGCCTGCTGGTGGGCGCCTGCATGACCCAACGTCCCGACCTCTTCGCGGCGGCGCTGCCCGCCGTCGGAGTACTCGACATGTTGCGGTTTCAGAAGTTCACGATCGGTTGGGCTTGGACCTCCGACTACGGCTCATCGGATAAACAGGATGAATTCCAAGCTCTCTACCGCTACTCGCCGTATCATAACCTCAAGGCCGGAACGCGCTATCCATCCACTCTCATCACCACCGCCGACCACGACGATCGCGTCGTTCCAGCGCACAGCTTCAAATTCGCCGCCCGCCTGCAGGAATGCCACCGAGGCAGCAACCCGGTGATGATCCGGGTGGAGATGAAAGCCGGGCACGGAGCGGGCAAGCCCACAACCAAACTCATTGAGGAGAGCGCCGACAAGTGGGCCTTTCTGGTCCGCGAGTTGGACATGCGTTAG
- a CDS encoding Ig-like domain-containing protein, with protein sequence MKFPSFRPSQWIVSCLLATLVSQTASAQTIELIGYESTWRYNDTSVADNNPTLNLIPGDPAGDWRMLGFDDTQEGWNEGAALFGNDSAGLYPFPFTTPWDRTGSRVTFYARTHFQWSGDAQNVTLESTNYVDDGMVVYLNGVEVGRVRVPGTPGEPPAWNGLADNLAPEGISAYLKWATVDESPLPLVEGDNVVAVEVHQSSATSSDVVFALALRATQPFGPTITDQPGALVITERQSATFRAVVSASPPISYQWFKGTPGTGVPIPDATGPSYLIPDASLADAGSYYVEVTNPLRTTASSAAMLTVSLDKEAPRLDCASVGAGLQTVLASFTERLTPATANLAANFTIVGATILESISVGNGSQVILNLAAPLTEGQRYELQVKSVTDLASTPNTIANGSKTEFTANTLVYSEVVLADEPEAYYRFEEAAGETVAVNSGTLATEADGTYLPESSSTDVGPSGFGFLGFLPSNRAAIFDGLTTSVTANQPLLDSLAAFSLEYWVRPADFTATRSGIIGQNDAVEYGFISPTIIQIWTPNGGSLDTPYLFPRDEWHHVVSTGDGASLRTYYDGELVATGGGVTANYGSSTFNVNIGGGGVFDGTGNFFTGQIDEVALYRKALSAEQIRAHYRAGVDGGAPAPRITETSLVNGAITLRWVCGGRLEAANALTGPWTALDSNLGAHSEAASGAQKFFRVVR encoded by the coding sequence ATGAAATTTCCATCCTTCCGCCCTTCTCAATGGATCGTCTCCTGCCTGCTGGCAACTCTGGTCTCGCAAACCGCCTCTGCCCAGACGATCGAGCTGATCGGCTACGAATCCACTTGGCGTTACAACGACACCTCCGTCGCGGACAACAACCCCACGCTCAACCTGATCCCCGGGGACCCGGCTGGCGATTGGCGAATGCTGGGGTTCGACGATACCCAGGAGGGCTGGAACGAAGGAGCGGCCCTTTTTGGCAATGATTCGGCGGGTCTCTATCCCTTCCCTTTCACGACCCCCTGGGACCGCACCGGAAGCCGGGTGACTTTCTATGCTCGAACCCATTTTCAATGGAGCGGCGACGCTCAGAACGTGACTCTGGAGAGCACAAACTACGTGGATGACGGGATGGTCGTCTATCTGAACGGTGTGGAAGTTGGCCGGGTCCGAGTGCCAGGCACACCGGGCGAACCCCCGGCGTGGAACGGGCTCGCGGACAACCTCGCGCCTGAAGGGATAAGCGCCTACTTGAAGTGGGCCACCGTGGACGAATCCCCACTGCCGCTGGTCGAGGGGGACAATGTGGTGGCGGTCGAAGTCCATCAGAGTAGCGCCACCAGCTCCGATGTCGTGTTTGCCCTGGCCCTTCGCGCTACCCAGCCCTTCGGACCAACGATTACGGACCAGCCAGGAGCCCTTGTCATCACCGAACGTCAATCCGCTACGTTCAGAGCGGTGGTGTCGGCGTCTCCACCGATTTCCTACCAATGGTTCAAAGGCACGCCAGGGACTGGCGTGCCGATCCCCGATGCGACCGGCCCCTCCTACCTCATTCCCGATGCCAGCTTGGCCGATGCGGGATCTTATTACGTCGAAGTGACCAACCCCCTTCGCACCACGGCGAGCAGCGCAGCGATGCTCACGGTCAGTTTGGACAAGGAAGCTCCGCGCTTGGATTGCGCCAGCGTAGGGGCCGGCCTCCAAACCGTGCTTGCCAGCTTCACCGAGCGGCTCACCCCGGCGACCGCCAACCTGGCTGCCAATTTCACCATTGTCGGCGCGACCATCCTCGAATCGATCTCCGTTGGGAATGGAAGCCAGGTCATTCTGAACTTGGCAGCCCCCCTCACCGAGGGACAGCGTTACGAACTTCAGGTCAAATCCGTTACCGATTTGGCGTCGACTCCCAATACGATCGCCAACGGCAGCAAAACCGAATTCACGGCCAACACTCTGGTTTACTCGGAAGTGGTCTTGGCCGACGAACCTGAGGCTTATTACCGTTTTGAGGAAGCCGCCGGCGAGACCGTCGCGGTAAACAGCGGCACGCTCGCCACCGAGGCCGACGGGACCTATCTGCCTGAATCCTCCTCCACCGATGTGGGACCGAGCGGCTTCGGATTTTTGGGATTCCTGCCTTCAAACCGCGCCGCAATTTTCGACGGTCTGACCACCTCCGTAACAGCAAACCAACCCCTGCTCGATAGCCTGGCGGCCTTCAGCTTGGAGTATTGGGTCAGGCCGGCTGACTTCACTGCGACGCGCTCCGGAATCATCGGACAAAACGACGCCGTCGAGTACGGATTCATCTCACCCACAATCATCCAGATTTGGACTCCCAACGGTGGATCTCTTGATACTCCTTACCTGTTCCCTCGGGACGAATGGCACCATGTCGTTTCCACGGGCGATGGTGCCAGCTTGCGCACCTATTACGACGGCGAATTGGTGGCAACGGGCGGCGGAGTCACGGCCAACTACGGGTCCTCGACCTTTAATGTCAATATTGGTGGCGGGGGAGTCTTTGACGGAACGGGCAACTTCTTCACGGGCCAGATTGATGAGGTGGCGCTCTATCGCAAGGCCCTCAGCGCCGAGCAAATCCGTGCTCACTATCGTGCCGGGGTCGACGGGGGTGCCCCCGCCCCGCGCATCACGGAAACGAGTCTGGTTAACGGGGCCATCACCTTACGCTGGGTCTGCGGAGGCCGTCTCGAGGCGGCCAATGCATTGACTGGCCCATGGACGGCGCTGGACTCGAACCTGGGAGCCCATTCGGAAGCTGCGAGCGGTGCTCAGAAGTTCTTCCGAGTGGTGCGCTGA
- a CDS encoding alkaline phosphatase family protein — protein MNSKLLFGLPVWLLSLLAISAPVVEGSANWLEVGPMVGHVSHTNASLWVKSHLPAEASVAISRDSGLAEVLHIAGPQLTTETDRSGSWTIPDLEPSTRYYYAVSLNGKPAMLPPYPSFITAPVPGTREHLRFAFISCSGYSPHDPAPGWADLGMRTNVDLILMMGDNHYGNSPDLDKQRAAYLGQRQSSGFRQTTERLPTYGIWDDHDFGPNDSDGTLPDKESALRAFREHWANPSGGEAENPGVYFKFSRGAVEFFCLDGRYHRSPNKQTNSPSKTMLGARQLDWLKQGLKESVAQVKVLVSGSEWQSHGTPDSWTSFPRERDEIFEFIRSRGIEGVILLSGDRHFTGAYQVQQRFIEVTSGPFGGGTASTRNLPEMFLNFGKGRFYCVYDVETSTAVPVLTLEVYQVGMGLLERRTFTWDEVNGRQKIPALGNSLGSSVNKP, from the coding sequence ATGAACTCGAAGCTTCTTTTCGGGCTACCGGTTTGGTTGCTCAGCCTGCTGGCTATTTCTGCTCCCGTGGTAGAGGGTTCAGCCAACTGGCTGGAGGTCGGCCCCATGGTCGGGCATGTGAGCCACACGAATGCCTCGCTGTGGGTGAAATCCCATTTGCCTGCGGAGGCTTCCGTTGCGATCAGCCGTGATTCAGGGCTGGCCGAGGTTCTCCATATCGCCGGACCGCAGCTCACGACGGAAACGGATCGGTCAGGCTCCTGGACCATTCCAGATCTCGAGCCGTCCACTCGCTACTACTACGCCGTCTCCCTCAATGGGAAACCGGCGATGTTGCCACCGTATCCCTCGTTCATCACCGCGCCGGTTCCAGGCACACGCGAGCACTTGCGCTTCGCCTTCATTTCCTGCTCGGGATATTCTCCGCACGATCCTGCGCCGGGCTGGGCGGATCTCGGTATGCGAACGAATGTCGACCTCATTCTCATGATGGGGGACAACCATTACGGGAATAGTCCCGATCTAGACAAACAGCGCGCGGCTTATCTGGGGCAGCGACAGTCGAGCGGGTTTCGTCAGACGACCGAGCGTCTCCCTACCTACGGCATCTGGGATGATCACGACTTCGGGCCCAACGACAGCGATGGCACCTTGCCTGACAAGGAATCTGCTTTAAGGGCGTTTCGGGAACACTGGGCGAACCCTTCTGGAGGCGAGGCGGAAAACCCCGGGGTCTATTTCAAATTCAGCCGTGGTGCAGTTGAGTTCTTTTGCTTGGACGGACGCTACCATCGAAGCCCCAACAAGCAGACGAACAGCCCGAGCAAAACAATGCTCGGGGCGCGGCAGCTGGACTGGTTGAAGCAAGGGCTGAAGGAGTCAGTCGCCCAAGTGAAGGTGCTCGTCTCAGGCAGCGAATGGCAGAGCCATGGCACGCCCGACTCTTGGACCAGCTTTCCACGGGAGCGAGACGAGATCTTCGAGTTTATCCGCAGTCGTGGGATCGAAGGCGTGATTCTGTTGTCGGGAGATCGGCACTTCACTGGGGCCTATCAAGTCCAGCAGCGTTTCATCGAGGTGACCTCCGGCCCATTCGGAGGCGGGACGGCGTCCACCCGGAACCTGCCCGAAATGTTTTTGAATTTTGGCAAGGGTCGCTTTTATTGCGTGTATGATGTGGAGACTTCCACGGCTGTTCCGGTCCTTACGTTGGAAGTGTATCAGGTCGGGATGGGGCTGCTCGAACGTCGGACCTTCACATGGGACGAGGTGAATGGCCGACAGAAGATTCCCGCTCTGGGCAACTCTCTGGGATCCTCGGTCAACAAACCTTAA
- a CDS encoding PQQ-binding-like beta-propeller repeat protein: protein MIACPCMKKPMLTFCVFALVLAAGLGLPVQSQAEDWPRFLGPRGDGISQETGLIDTLPLVGPPLLWSKAVGTGYSAPSVLDNRLVLHHRLENREIVESFDAVTGKSEWQYASPTSYVDPYGYNNGPRCTPLLTAELCFTLGAEGRLTCLERKTGKLVWERDTAKDWQVPPAFFGVGSTPILEGDRLLVMVGGQPNAGMVAFDAKTGKTLWESVGQKNWEGLTKIGWPGEPVIQWQTWEKQASYASPVAATIHGHRHVLCLTRQGLVSVNPTNGQVNFSFWFRSRANDSVNAMNPVVQGDLILISGAYYRVGSVLLRVRPDGRGVDEVWRGTALEIHWMTPILHDGSLYAFSGRNEPDARIRCVDMKSGKLKWDRDESWPPHSAEQPPVYGRGSFVMADGKLFALGEGGLLGIFRVNPDKLEELGRYQVPDLKYPCWAAPVLSNQRLYLRNEHRLVAYDVRKR from the coding sequence ATGATTGCGTGTCCTTGTATGAAAAAGCCGATGCTGACCTTTTGTGTTTTCGCCCTCGTGCTGGCTGCGGGACTGGGATTGCCCGTCCAGTCGCAGGCCGAGGACTGGCCCCGATTCCTGGGCCCCCGTGGCGATGGTATCTCGCAGGAAACGGGGTTGATCGACACGCTCCCGCTCGTCGGGCCGCCGTTGCTCTGGTCCAAAGCGGTTGGGACCGGCTACAGCGCACCCTCCGTGCTCGACAACCGGCTTGTGCTGCATCATCGGCTGGAGAACCGTGAGATCGTGGAGTCATTCGATGCCGTCACCGGCAAGAGTGAGTGGCAGTATGCATCTCCCACCAGTTATGTGGATCCTTATGGGTACAACAATGGTCCGCGTTGCACTCCGCTGCTTACCGCTGAGTTATGCTTCACCCTGGGGGCGGAGGGGAGGCTGACTTGCTTGGAGCGCAAGACGGGCAAGCTGGTGTGGGAGCGCGACACAGCCAAAGATTGGCAGGTGCCACCGGCGTTTTTCGGCGTGGGAAGCACACCGATTTTGGAGGGCGATCGACTCTTGGTCATGGTTGGGGGGCAGCCCAACGCGGGGATGGTGGCCTTTGACGCTAAGACTGGCAAAACGCTTTGGGAGAGCGTCGGCCAAAAGAACTGGGAAGGGCTGACGAAGATTGGATGGCCGGGAGAGCCGGTGATTCAATGGCAGACGTGGGAAAAGCAGGCGAGTTACGCGAGCCCGGTCGCCGCCACCATTCATGGTCACCGGCACGTGCTTTGTCTCACGCGACAAGGTCTGGTCTCGGTGAACCCCACCAACGGTCAGGTCAACTTCAGTTTCTGGTTCCGTTCGCGGGCGAATGACTCGGTGAATGCGATGAACCCGGTGGTTCAGGGCGATCTGATTCTCATCTCGGGGGCTTATTATCGCGTGGGATCCGTCTTGCTGCGGGTCCGGCCGGACGGTCGTGGGGTGGATGAGGTTTGGCGGGGCACAGCTCTAGAGATTCACTGGATGACGCCCATTCTGCACGACGGCTCGCTTTACGCCTTCAGTGGACGCAATGAACCCGACGCCCGGATCCGCTGTGTCGACATGAAGTCCGGCAAGCTTAAGTGGGACCGCGATGAAAGCTGGCCTCCCCATAGCGCCGAACAACCACCGGTTTACGGGCGAGGTTCTTTCGTGATGGCGGATGGCAAGCTGTTCGCATTGGGGGAAGGGGGGCTCTTGGGGATATTCCGTGTCAATCCGGATAAGCTTGAGGAGTTGGGTCGATATCAGGTGCCGGATTTGAAATATCCTTGCTGGGCGGCTCCCGTCCTTTCCAATCAGCGTTTGTATTTGAGGAACGAACATCGGCTGGTGGCTTACGATGTCCGGAAGCGGTGA
- a CDS encoding DUF1501 domain-containing protein, translated as MNPHSLSIGQRCDGVSRRDFLQLGLLSGLGLSLADLLRLRASAAGRRTEPRAKACILIWLDGGPSHLDTFDLKPDAPSEIRSQFRPIPTNVPGLSICEHLPRTAAMMNEVALIRSLTHELGNHDTGSSFLLTGHRPKPALEHPSLGSIVAHAQGANSVLPPYVAIPGDSVGGNSNAARTGFLPRAFSAFNVGTDAARVPGMQNPEGVTFSRAEERREMLRKMDLFSRQVEQSSVTQERDAFYEQAYRLLSSPQAKAAFDLSVEQPQSRERYGSSRIGTGCLLARRLVEAGSRFVTVVDPGWDTHQQIFKELPDSRFPGSGKLPSLDRAYSALLADLRERGLLETTLVVLMGEFGRTPKLNAAGGRDHWPRAGSVCLAGGGVQGGRVIGATNGFGEIPIDRPVGPPDLAFSILKLLGVDPAQELLTASGRPVKIMSEGGFIHELV; from the coding sequence ATGAATCCTCACTCGCTTTCGATCGGCCAGCGCTGCGACGGGGTGTCCCGGCGAGACTTCCTGCAACTGGGGCTGTTGTCTGGCCTGGGACTCAGCCTTGCCGACTTGTTGCGGCTGCGCGCGTCGGCAGCCGGTAGACGCACGGAGCCTCGGGCCAAGGCGTGCATCTTGATCTGGTTGGATGGAGGGCCGAGCCACCTCGATACGTTCGACCTGAAACCGGACGCACCTTCCGAGATCCGCAGCCAGTTCCGTCCCATCCCCACCAATGTGCCTGGCCTGAGCATCTGCGAACATTTGCCGCGCACGGCAGCAATGATGAATGAAGTGGCGTTGATCCGATCGCTCACCCACGAACTCGGCAACCATGACACGGGTTCCAGTTTCCTGCTCACCGGCCATCGGCCCAAACCAGCCCTGGAGCACCCCAGCCTCGGCAGCATCGTGGCGCACGCTCAGGGTGCGAACTCGGTGTTGCCACCCTATGTTGCCATTCCGGGTGACTCCGTTGGAGGCAACTCCAATGCGGCGCGAACTGGCTTCCTGCCGCGCGCCTTCTCTGCCTTCAACGTGGGAACCGATGCGGCCCGAGTTCCGGGGATGCAGAACCCGGAAGGTGTCACCTTCTCCCGCGCGGAGGAACGTCGCGAAATGCTTCGAAAGATGGATCTTTTCTCCCGTCAGGTCGAACAAAGCTCGGTCACCCAGGAACGCGACGCGTTCTATGAACAAGCCTATCGGCTCCTTTCCTCACCCCAAGCGAAGGCCGCGTTCGATCTCTCCGTTGAGCAACCTCAATCCCGGGAACGTTATGGATCCTCTCGCATCGGCACCGGATGCCTGCTGGCTCGGCGCCTGGTCGAGGCCGGCTCTCGCTTCGTCACTGTGGTCGACCCCGGATGGGACACGCATCAGCAGATCTTCAAGGAGCTGCCCGATTCACGCTTTCCAGGCAGTGGCAAGCTGCCCAGTCTGGATCGAGCGTATTCCGCGCTTCTCGCGGATCTTCGGGAACGCGGCCTGCTGGAGACTACACTGGTGGTCCTGATGGGAGAGTTCGGCCGCACCCCCAAACTCAACGCCGCAGGCGGGCGCGACCACTGGCCCCGTGCAGGATCGGTGTGCCTGGCGGGGGGCGGAGTTCAAGGGGGACGAGTGATCGGAGCCACCAACGGTTTCGGCGAGATCCCCATCGATCGACCCGTAGGACCGCCGGACCTGGCCTTTTCGATACTGAAACTGCTAGGGGTCGACCCTGCACAGGAGCTCCTCACCGCAAGCGGACGCCCGGTAAAAATCATGAGCGAAGGTGGCTTCATCCATGAACTGGTGTAG